Within the Streptomyces sp. R41 genome, the region TCGAACTGGGGCGCGCGGCCGTCGTACGCGAAGGCGGCGACATCACGCTCGTGGCACTCGCCTCGATGGTGCCCGTGGCTCTCACGGCCGCCGAACGGCTCGCCACGGAGGGCATTTCGGCCGAGGTGATCGACCTGCGCTGCCTGGTGCCGCTGGACACCCGGGCCGTCCTCGCCTCCGTCGCGAAGACCTCGCGGCTCGTCACCGTCGAGGAGAACCCGTACCAGGGCGGCTGGGGCGGCACCCTCGTCTCGGTCGTCGTCGACGAGGGCTTCGGCCTGCTGGACGCGCCGGTGTGCCGGGTGGCGGGGGAGTGCGTCCCGCTGCCCTTCGCGGACGCGCTCGAAGAGCGGGTGATCCCCACGGTCGACAAGGTCGTGGCAAGGGTCAGGGACCTCGCCGCGTACTGACCCCCACCCGTACTCCGTACCGAACATCCCATGGGAGGAAGGGCGATGACCAAACGGATGCTCCTGCGCTCGGGCCATGTCGTCTCGATGGACCCCGACATCGGGGATCTGCCCCAGGGGGACGTCCTCATCGAGGACGGGAAGATCGCGGCGGTGGAACGCGAGATCGCCGCCGACGCCGAAGTGCTCGACATGAAGGGCCGCATCGTCATCCCGGGCTTCGTGGACACCCACCGTCACACCTGGGAGGCGCCGATCCGCGGCTGCGCGCCCGACGCCACGCTCGACGACTACTTCGTCGACGTGCTCGACACCTTCGCCCCCGTCTACACGCCCGAGGACGTGTACGCGGGCAACCTCGCGGGCTCGTTGGAGTGCCTCAACGCCGGCATCACCACGCTCGTCGACTGGTCGCACATCAACAACACGCCGGGGCACCCCGACGCCGCGCTCCAGGCGCTGACCGAGACGGGCATCCGCGCGCAGTACGCGTACGGCAGTGCCAACACCTCGCTCGCCGACTACTGGTTCGACAGCAAGATCGCGATACCGGGTGACGACGTACGGCGCATACGGGACCGTTACTTCGCTTCCGACGACGGACTGTTGACCATGGCGCTGGCCACCCGCGGCCCCGGCTTCTGCATCAACGACGTCGTCACCGCCGAGTGGGGCCTCGCCCGCGAGCTGGGCATCCCGATCACCGTGCACGTGGCCATGGGCCGCCTGGCCGGCCGCTTCGGCATGGTGAAACAGCTCCACGACCTCGGCCTGCTCGGTCCCGACACCACCTACGTCCACTGCTGCTACTTCAGCGAGGAGGAGTGGCGCATGGTCGCCGACACCGGCGGTACGGTCTCGATCGCGCCGCAGGTGGAGACACAGATGGGGCACGGCTGGCCGCCCGTGATGAAGGCGATCGAGTGCGGGCTGCGGCCTTCGCTGAGCATCGACGTCGTGACCACGGTCCCCGGCGACATGTTCACCCAGATCCGCGCGGCCTTCGCAGCGGAACGCGCCCGCGTCAACGCCGAGTGCTGGAAGGCCGATGTGGGCATCCCCGACACGATGTTGACCGCACGTCAGATGCTGGAGATCGCCACACTCAGCGGCGCGCACGTCGCGAGGCTGGAGGACCGGACCGGTTCCCTGACCCCGGGCAAGCGGGCGGACATCGTGGCGATCGACGCCACGGCGCTCAATGTGGCGCCGGTGCACGACGCCGCGGCCGCCGTCACGCTGAGCGCGGACGTGTCCAACGTGGAGACCGTCATCGTCGACGGGGTGATCCGCAAGCGGGACGGCCGGCTGCTCGCCGATGCCGAACGGGCGCGGCGGCTGGTCGAGGAGTCACGCGACCGCCTCGTGGCGGCGAAGGCGGCGAGGGCCAAGGCATGACGAACTTCCTGGTGCGGCGGGCCGCGGACGCCCCCGAGGTGGCGTACGACCCGCACGGCTTCCATCGGCGCACGGTCGTCGGCGAGGCGGACGGCAGCGTGCACACCGGCTTCGGCATCTGCGCGTTGCGGCCCGACGGTGTGGTGGGCGCACACGTGCACTCGTACGAGGAGACCTTCCACATACTCTCCGGGACGGTCGTCCTCGATGTGCCGGAAGGCTCGTACCTCCTCGAAGAAGGGGACTACGGGCTGCTCCCCACCGGTGTGCCGCACGCCTGGCGCGGCGCCGGGGACACCGTCGGGCGCTGGGCCGACATGCTCGCGCCGGTCCCGCGGGCCCGCTACGGGTACGACACCCGGGCGGTGCCCGCGCTGCCGGAGCGGGAGCCTGTCCGGATCGACGTCCGTGACCCGCGCACCCGGTCGTTCGGGCACTTCGAGCCCGACCTGATGGATCCAGGCAAGCAGTCCCAGGACCTCCTCGCCGTCTCGGCCAGCATGCGCACGGCGCTGCTCGTCTACAGCGGCATCACCGTGAAGACGATGGTGGACAGCGACCTCGGGGCGGTGGCCTCGACCATGTTCATGGTGCAGTACGCGTCCGACGGCATGGCGGGCACGCACGACCATCCCTTCGAGGAGACGTACCTGATTCTCGAAGGCACGGTGGACGCCACCTTCGACGGCGAACGTCACCGGCTCGGCGTCGGCGACGCCGCCTGGGCGGGCGCCGGTTGCGTCCACGGGTTCGCCAACGCCGGTCGGGGGCCGGTGCGTTGGCTGGAGACACAGGCTCCGCAGCCGCCGCCGCGCCACTCCTACCGCTTCACCCGGGACTGGGACTATCTGCGCGAGGCGCTGGAGGAGAAGCCGTGAACGTGGCTGGAGGAGAGGCCATGACCGTGGTCGTCATCGGCGGTACGTCGGGAATCGGGCGCGAGATCGCCCGGTTCCGCGCGGAGCGCGGCGACAAGGTCGTCATCACCGGCCGCGACGCGCACCGGGCCGACACGGTGGCCAAGGAGATCGGCGCGGCCCGTGGCCTCGCCCTCGACCTCTCCAGGCCACGGGAGATCGCCGCGGCGCTGGCCAGCGTCCGCACCGTCGACCACCTGGTGCTGGCGGGCATCTCCCGTGACGACAACAGCGTCGCGGAGTACGACATCGACGCGGCGCTCCACCTGGTCACCCTCAAGCTGGTCGGCTACACGGAGGTCGTGCACACGCTCCGCCCGCGACTGCACGACGGGAGCGCGATCGTGCTCTTCGGCGGCCAGGCGAAGGAGCGGCCCTATCCCGGCGCGACAACGGTGGCGACCGTGAACGCGGGGGTGACCGGTCTGGTGCACACCCTCGCCACCGAGCTGGCTCCAGTCCGGGTGAACGCCGTGCACCCGGGGGTCGTCGGCGACAGTCCGTACTGGTCGGCGAAGCCCGACGAGGTGCTCGCGGGCCTGCGCGCGCGGACCCCGACGGGGCGGCTCGCCGCCATGCGCGACGTGGTGGACGCCGTGGACTTCCTGCTCCGCAACCGCTCGGTCAACGGGGTCGATCTCGCCGTCGACGGAGGATGGCTGCTCCGATGACGATGATGCCGGTGAGGATGCGGCTCGCGGTGATCGGGACCGGGCGCATGGGCGGCGCGATGGTGCGGCGGCTGCGGCGCGCGGGGTTCGAGGTGACGGCCTACAACCGCTCGCGCGACAAGGCCGAGGCGGTGGCCGCCGGTGCGGGAGCCACCCTCGCGGCCACCGCCCGTGAGGCCGCCGCGTCCGCGGACATCGTGCTGGTCTCGCTCGCCGACGACGCGGCCGTGAGCGCGGCATACGGCGGAGGGGACGGGATCGCGGCCGGGCTCCGCCCCGGCAGCGTGGTGCTGGAGACGAGCACCATCGCCCCGGAGACGGTCGCGGTCCTGCACACCCTCGTCGACAAACAGGGTGCGACCCTGCTCGACACCCCCGTATCGGGGAGCGTGAGTTTCGTCGAGCAGGGCAGGCTGACCGTGCTGGCGGGTGGCTCCGGCGAGGCACTGGACCGGGTACGCCCCGTGCTCGACGCGCTGGCCGAGCGGGTCTTCCACGTGGGCGACAGCGGCACAGGAGCGGCGATGAAGCTGGCCGTCAACTCCGTTGTCCACGGGCTCAATCAGGCCCTGTCGGAGGCGCTGGTGCTCGCCGAGCGGGCGGGGATTCCCAGGGAGTCCGCGTACGAGGTGTTCGCGGCGAGTGCTGTGGCGGCACCCTTCGTGCAGTACAAGCGGGACGCGTTTCTGCATCCGGACGAGACACCCGTGGCCTTCACCCTGGAACTCGTCGCCAAGGACCTGGACTTGATCCTGGACCTCGCCGGTCGGGTCGGCGCGGCGATGCAACAGGCCCGTCTCAACGGCCGGTTGGCCCGTACGGCCGCCGAAGGAGGCTTCGGCGGCCGGGACCTGAGCGCGATGGCGGAGTTCCTCAGGTCGGGCGGGCCCGATGTTCCCGAGCCCTGCTAGGCCCAGGACTGACGTTCTCCGGCTCGAAGTCGGCGTGCTCGTGTCGATCCGGTCTCGGGCGGTCTCGGTCCCGGGCGTCGGGCAACTCCTCTGCTCGACAAGGCCTGTTCACCCTGTCGGCCTGCGTTCGACAAGGTGTGCGAGCAGTCTGTCATCCCGGATCAGTGCGGCGCGTTCCTCCTCGCAGGTCCCGCCCCACACCCCGGACGTCTGCCGGTTGCTGAGGGCCCAGGCCAGGCACTCGCTGGTCACCGGGCAGCGGGAACAGACGCGCTTGGCGGCGGCGATGTCTTCCAGCGCCGGCCCTTTCGTGCCCACGGGGAAGAACAGATCCGGGTCCGCTTCCGCGCAGGCAGCACTCCGCAACCACTCCATGCGGGCGCGGGTGCCCAGGACGGATGGGTGGAAACCGACCGCAGGGGATCTTCCCAAGGGGCCGCCGGGCGGTCTATAGTCCAAAACTAGCAGTGCTAATTAATTGTTCGCTGATCAACCCTTCGGTGATCAATCGTTCGGTTCCCGTGATCCGGTGATCCCGCGATCGCGTGACCCGGTGATCCTGTGATCCGGTGTCCCTCAGGAGTCCTGCCGTGCG harbors:
- a CDS encoding amidohydrolase family protein, giving the protein MTKRMLLRSGHVVSMDPDIGDLPQGDVLIEDGKIAAVEREIAADAEVLDMKGRIVIPGFVDTHRHTWEAPIRGCAPDATLDDYFVDVLDTFAPVYTPEDVYAGNLAGSLECLNAGITTLVDWSHINNTPGHPDAALQALTETGIRAQYAYGSANTSLADYWFDSKIAIPGDDVRRIRDRYFASDDGLLTMALATRGPGFCINDVVTAEWGLARELGIPITVHVAMGRLAGRFGMVKQLHDLGLLGPDTTYVHCCYFSEEEWRMVADTGGTVSIAPQVETQMGHGWPPVMKAIECGLRPSLSIDVVTTVPGDMFTQIRAAFAAERARVNAECWKADVGIPDTMLTARQMLEIATLSGAHVARLEDRTGSLTPGKRADIVAIDATALNVAPVHDAAAAVTLSADVSNVETVIVDGVIRKRDGRLLADAERARRLVEESRDRLVAAKAARAKA
- a CDS encoding cupin domain-containing protein; protein product: MTNFLVRRAADAPEVAYDPHGFHRRTVVGEADGSVHTGFGICALRPDGVVGAHVHSYEETFHILSGTVVLDVPEGSYLLEEGDYGLLPTGVPHAWRGAGDTVGRWADMLAPVPRARYGYDTRAVPALPEREPVRIDVRDPRTRSFGHFEPDLMDPGKQSQDLLAVSASMRTALLVYSGITVKTMVDSDLGAVASTMFMVQYASDGMAGTHDHPFEETYLILEGTVDATFDGERHRLGVGDAAWAGAGCVHGFANAGRGPVRWLETQAPQPPPRHSYRFTRDWDYLREALEEKP
- a CDS encoding SDR family NAD(P)-dependent oxidoreductase, whose product is MTVVVIGGTSGIGREIARFRAERGDKVVITGRDAHRADTVAKEIGAARGLALDLSRPREIAAALASVRTVDHLVLAGISRDDNSVAEYDIDAALHLVTLKLVGYTEVVHTLRPRLHDGSAIVLFGGQAKERPYPGATTVATVNAGVTGLVHTLATELAPVRVNAVHPGVVGDSPYWSAKPDEVLAGLRARTPTGRLAAMRDVVDAVDFLLRNRSVNGVDLAVDGGWLLR
- a CDS encoding NAD(P)-dependent oxidoreductase; protein product: MTMMPVRMRLAVIGTGRMGGAMVRRLRRAGFEVTAYNRSRDKAEAVAAGAGATLAATAREAAASADIVLVSLADDAAVSAAYGGGDGIAAGLRPGSVVLETSTIAPETVAVLHTLVDKQGATLLDTPVSGSVSFVEQGRLTVLAGGSGEALDRVRPVLDALAERVFHVGDSGTGAAMKLAVNSVVHGLNQALSEALVLAERAGIPRESAYEVFAASAVAAPFVQYKRDAFLHPDETPVAFTLELVAKDLDLILDLAGRVGAAMQQARLNGRLARTAAEGGFGGRDLSAMAEFLRSGGPDVPEPC
- a CDS encoding WhiB family transcriptional regulator; the protein is MEWLRSAACAEADPDLFFPVGTKGPALEDIAAAKRVCSRCPVTSECLAWALSNRQTSGVWGGTCEEERAALIRDDRLLAHLVERRPTG